A single Carassius auratus strain Wakin unplaced genomic scaffold, ASM336829v1 scaf_tig00041487, whole genome shotgun sequence DNA region contains:
- the LOC113085423 gene encoding beta-1,4 N-acetylgalactosaminyltransferase 2-like produces MRLSNCNRDPEIPDFPKPNIGPFRNENPAPCTCQNTNPANQFVSEDDMDDLQKRRAEEFRQHQIRSGKENDVLLLVPANTPLQYPMRGFRVTPMNKTLIPGLALQTQKRAVYKVSLRVHKGVLSVMNVQEGEQVEGQNEQHLSISSSSLQQLNDLLSRLTYTSTIYHIKTEDLAYFSFENHEVIFPIEIRRLSVPVLFDPGKDVNSQVTVLVKAFLRYKELNVLINSIRVNYPKIKIIVADDSLNPEKVVGDNIEHYIMPPAQGWFAGRNLAVSQVTTKYFLWVDDDFVFLNETRIESFVNIMEAVPELDVVGGQVGGNQFVFQLQYEEGNSEEGGCITRVTRTHAPLPGFNGCFFADGVVNYFLGRTEAVRRVGFDPFLKRVAHTEFFVDGLGDLLVATCKGLSIGHQKHGSTNKYGSYRHPPRSDSQAKITHHFFKNHLKCIKY; encoded by the exons ATGAG ACTCTCAAACTGCAACCGTGATCCAGAGATCCCAGACTTTCCCAAACCAAA TATCGGGCCTTTTCGCAATGAGAATCCAGCACCCTGTACTTGCCAAAACACTAATCCAGCAAACCAGTTTGTGTCAGAAGACGATATGGATGACCTGCAGAAACGCCGGGCAGAAGAGTTCAGACAACACCAGATCAG ATCAGGTAAAGAAAATGATGTTCTTCTTCTCGTCCCGGCCAACACACCGCTCCAGTATCCGATGAGAGGATTCAGAGTGACTCCCATGAATAAAACACTCATTCCTG GTCTAGCCCTGCAAACACAAAAGAGAGCGGTTTACAAG GTTTCTCTAAGGGTGCATAAAGGAGTGCTTTCAGTGATGAATGTCCAGGAAGGAGAGCAGGTGGAGGGCCAGAATGAGCAACATCTGAGCATCTCATCCAGCAGCCTCCAACAGCTCAACGACCTGCTGAGCAGACTGACCTACACCAGCACCATCTACCACATCAAGACGGAAGACCTCG CGTACTTCTCTTTTGAGAATCACGAGGTCATATTCCCGATTGAGATCAGACGTTTGTCAGTTCCTGTTCTGTTTGACCCAGGAAAAG atgtGAACTCTCAGGTGACTGTGCTAGTAAAAGCATTTCTGCGTTACAAAGAACTAAATGTCCTCATCAACAGTATCCGTGTGAACTACCCAAAAATAAAGATCATTGTTGCTGATGACAGTCTGAACCCAGAGAAGGTGGTCGGTGACAATATAGAGCACTACATAATGCCCCCAGCACAG GGCTGGTTTGCAGGAAGAAATCTGGCGGTGTCGCAGGTCACCACTAAATATTTCCTGTGGGTGGATGATGACTTTGTGTTTCTCAATGAGACGCGCATTGAGAGCTTTGTGAACATTATGGAAGCCGTTCCTGAACTAGATGTG GTTGGTGGTCAGGTAGGAGGAAATCAGTTTGTCTTCCAGCTGCAATATGAGGAAGGGAACAGCGAGGAAGGCGGCTGTATCACGCGTGTCACTCGTACCCATGCGCCCCTGCCGGGTTTCAATGGCTGCTTCTTTGCAGATGGAGTCGTCAACTACTTCCTGGGCCGGACGGAGGCTGTGCGGAGGGTCGGTTTTGACCCGTTCCTCAAAAGAGTGGCTCACACTG AATTCTTCGTTGACGGGCTTGGGGATCTATTAGTTGCCACCTGTAAAGGTCTCAGTATTGGTCATCAAAAACACGGTTCCACGAACAAGTATGGTTCCTACAGGCATCCTCCCAGAAGTGATTCACAGGCGAAGATTACCCACCATTTTTTTAAGAACCATCTGAAATGCATCAAATACTAA